A region of Deltaproteobacteria bacterium DNA encodes the following proteins:
- the asnB gene encoding asparagine synthase (glutamine-hydrolyzing): MCGIAGIIGRIADENRLALRRMTSAMSHRGPDGVGFWESSADEQGWGVLLGHRRLAILDLSPAGAQPMVDPLAGHVIVFNGEIYNFQELRDRLLAGGERFDSTGDTQVMLRMLARNGADAVREFRGMFAFASWDPVARTLLLARDPLGIKPVYLARNPDAEGGWALAFASEVRALLASGLLVNPRLDPAAAASVAWNGFVPGPKTAISGVEAVRPGELRVFDGGGRAQRRERFWDISPAAPRDDLNEEQFSEMLVDCIRLHLISDVPLAVFLSSGIDSSSITNLAKRAARGPVHTFTLAFEDGALNEGVAARRIAEAIGTEHQEVLLKEQEVLDDLVPALDSIDQPTFDGLNSYYMSRAVRRAGFKVALVGTGGDELFGGYRSFRELPILQRWSQRTRFLPKEPLAGAAHLVAAALQPATGFPPQTRWANLPHMVRQGADLLGLYQIAYALFLPEFQEQLLAQQDPELIDGLPATLHAELKKQTAGRSPLSALAVLEQRLFLGERLLRDNDAASMATSIEQRLPLVDQRLFEAVDRLPDDRRFSPVGRKSILRRVGLRGLEPALFERPKAGFVLPYDVWIRRGLGTIVGETLRDSHAVRAAGLAPQAVLQLWNAFQAGARGLYWSRVWALFVLVRWCQRYGVRC; this comes from the coding sequence ATGTGCGGAATCGCAGGAATCATCGGTCGCATCGCAGATGAAAACCGCCTGGCCTTGCGGCGCATGACCTCTGCGATGTCTCATCGCGGACCCGACGGCGTAGGATTCTGGGAATCGTCTGCCGACGAGCAGGGCTGGGGGGTGCTTCTCGGACACCGCCGGCTCGCTATCCTCGATCTTTCTCCGGCCGGCGCGCAGCCGATGGTCGACCCGCTTGCGGGCCACGTGATCGTCTTCAACGGCGAAATCTACAACTTCCAGGAGCTCCGCGATCGGCTTCTCGCCGGAGGAGAGCGCTTCGACTCGACTGGCGACACCCAGGTCATGCTGCGGATGCTCGCGCGCAACGGCGCAGACGCGGTGCGCGAGTTCCGAGGCATGTTCGCGTTCGCGAGCTGGGACCCGGTGGCGCGGACGCTTCTCCTCGCGCGCGACCCATTGGGAATCAAGCCCGTGTATCTGGCGCGCAATCCTGATGCGGAAGGCGGTTGGGCACTTGCGTTCGCCTCCGAAGTGCGCGCGCTGCTCGCGTCGGGACTGCTCGTGAATCCCCGGCTCGATCCGGCTGCGGCAGCCTCTGTGGCATGGAATGGATTCGTCCCCGGGCCGAAGACCGCGATCAGTGGCGTCGAAGCGGTGCGTCCCGGCGAGTTAAGGGTGTTCGACGGTGGCGGTCGTGCACAGCGTCGCGAACGCTTCTGGGACATCTCGCCGGCCGCGCCGCGGGACGACCTGAACGAGGAGCAGTTTTCCGAGATGCTCGTGGACTGTATCAGGCTGCACCTGATCAGCGACGTTCCGCTCGCGGTCTTCCTCTCCTCGGGGATCGATTCGTCCTCCATCACGAATCTGGCAAAGCGCGCGGCGCGCGGCCCGGTGCACACGTTCACGCTCGCATTCGAGGACGGCGCCCTCAACGAGGGCGTCGCGGCCCGGCGCATTGCAGAGGCGATCGGAACGGAGCACCAGGAGGTGCTGCTCAAGGAGCAGGAGGTGCTCGACGATCTGGTTCCGGCGCTCGACAGCATCGACCAGCCAACGTTCGACGGACTGAACTCGTATTACATGTCGCGCGCCGTCCGACGCGCGGGGTTCAAGGTCGCGCTTGTGGGAACCGGCGGCGATGAACTGTTCGGCGGGTACAGGTCGTTTCGCGAGCTCCCGATCCTCCAGCGCTGGTCGCAGCGCACGCGCTTTCTGCCCAAGGAGCCGCTCGCCGGCGCCGCCCATCTGGTCGCGGCGGCGCTCCAGCCAGCGACCGGGTTCCCGCCCCAGACTCGGTGGGCCAACCTGCCACACATGGTCCGACAGGGCGCGGACCTGCTCGGCCTCTATCAGATTGCCTATGCGCTGTTCCTCCCCGAGTTCCAGGAGCAGCTGCTTGCGCAGCAGGATCCCGAGTTGATTGACGGATTGCCGGCGACACTGCATGCGGAGCTGAAGAAGCAGACGGCGGGCAGATCGCCGCTCTCCGCACTGGCCGTCCTCGAGCAGCGATTGTTTCTGGGAGAGCGCCTGCTCCGCGACAACGATGCCGCCAGCATGGCCACGTCGATCGAGCAAAGGCTCCCACTGGTCGATCAGCGGTTGTTCGAGGCCGTGGATCGGCTGCCCGACGATCGCCGGTTCTCGCCTGTCGGAAGGAAGTCCATCTTGCGACGCGTCGGTTTACGCGGACTCGAGCCGGCGCTGTTCGAACGCCCCAAGGCAGGATTCGTGCTGCCTTACGACGTCTGGATCCGCAGGGGGCTCGGCACCATCGTCGGCGAGACGCTTCGTGATTCCCATGCCGTTCGTGCTGCAGGTCTCGCGCCGCAAGCGGTGCTGCAACTCTGGAATGCGTTCCAGGCCGGCGCGCGTGGCTTGTACTGGTCGCGCGTATGGGCGCTCTTCGTGCTGGTGCGCTGGTGTCAACGCTACGGGGTGCGGTGTTGA
- a CDS encoding FMN-binding negative transcriptional regulator: MSSLYRPTVFRMDQRATLLAHAAAYPFATVITYGEGGLAVSHLPLLIDPEREVLRGHVARGNRQLAHLTAGAEALAIFHGPHGYVSPSVYEDQPSVPTWNYVVVHARGRARPVDAGELRAILDDMVTQFDITGWRFDGPEEFVRTKLEAIAGFEIALESVEGKWKISQNRSLADQRRVIEWLEKGDEPSRALAAVMRARLDAGSS, translated from the coding sequence ATGTCTAGTTTGTACAGGCCAACTGTATTCCGAATGGATCAACGTGCCACGCTCCTCGCGCACGCGGCGGCGTATCCCTTCGCAACCGTCATCACGTACGGCGAAGGCGGGCTGGCTGTCAGCCATCTGCCGCTTCTCATAGACCCCGAGCGCGAAGTCCTGCGCGGACACGTCGCGCGCGGGAACCGCCAACTCGCGCATCTGACGGCGGGCGCCGAAGCCCTGGCGATCTTTCACGGCCCTCACGGTTATGTCTCGCCCTCGGTCTACGAGGATCAACCGAGCGTCCCCACCTGGAATTACGTCGTGGTGCACGCGCGCGGCCGGGCGCGGCCGGTCGATGCAGGGGAGCTGCGCGCTATTCTCGACGACATGGTAACGCAGTTCGATATCACCGGCTGGCGCTTCGATGGGCCCGAAGAATTCGTGCGCACCAAGTTGGAAGCGATCGCGGGCTTCGAGATCGCGCTCGAGAGTGTCGAGGGAAAGTGGAAGATCAGCCAGAACCGTTCGCTCGCGGATCAGAGACGGGTCATCGAGTGGCTCGAGAAAGGCGACGAACCGAGCCGCGCGCTCGCAGCGGTGATGCGCGCGCGTCTGGATGCCGGCTCCTCGTGA
- a CDS encoding acyl--CoA ligase, whose protein sequence is MSAPPATDIPSLLGLLASRGDRPALSFYRGKALEGRLSYGELVARVESLAGALHARFGVRSGDRVAILSPNRLEIPVLVLALLRLGAVVVPLNPAASAEDWTYVLRHAGARGLCVTRDLADRLPAVARPAFMLHVEDAFAVVDSAPPAPEELAEQLGVVLYTSGTTGNPKGVALRQRNLLANGWSMARNFRLDATTQLAVLPLYHAHALGFGLMTALTTGGHLVFTERLEPFTWSQVIRTEAVEVSSVVPALLPMLLAAGVTRDKVPSLRHLMVSSAPLAVEVAREFEKRVGVPLIQGWGLSEYTNFACCVSPDETPDEHARLMFSWDVPSIGPALEGTEVRVVDGSGAPANDGERGELLVRGHSTMLGYYRDPQATAAAMDGDGWLRTGDEGFFRVHGGRRIWFVTGRLKEIIIRDAEKYSPLRLERRLVEAVPELSGRLVVLGFPHREHGEEVGAYLEVEAIDAAVGKRLAAAIEAMPVSERPKVVLHGSQPIPRTHTGKIQRRKMQPWFAAWVAHRGPTVIDELKTTPPISS, encoded by the coding sequence ATGAGCGCGCCCCCGGCGACCGACATCCCCAGCCTGCTCGGGCTGCTCGCGTCGCGCGGCGATCGCCCGGCGCTCAGCTTCTATCGCGGCAAGGCGCTCGAGGGACGCCTTTCGTATGGCGAACTGGTCGCCCGCGTCGAGAGCCTGGCCGGCGCGCTACACGCGCGGTTCGGCGTCCGATCCGGCGATCGGGTCGCGATCCTGTCGCCGAACCGGCTGGAAATCCCCGTCCTCGTGCTCGCTTTGCTGCGGCTGGGAGCGGTAGTCGTACCGCTCAATCCCGCCGCTTCCGCCGAGGACTGGACGTACGTTCTTCGCCACGCTGGCGCGCGCGGGCTGTGTGTGACGCGAGACCTGGCGGACCGCCTCCCTGCCGTCGCAAGGCCGGCGTTCATGCTCCACGTCGAGGACGCTTTTGCGGTCGTGGACAGCGCTCCGCCTGCTCCCGAAGAGCTGGCAGAGCAACTGGGCGTCGTGCTGTACACCTCCGGCACGACGGGGAACCCGAAAGGGGTCGCGCTCCGGCAGCGGAACCTGCTTGCGAATGGCTGGAGCATGGCGCGCAACTTCCGGCTGGACGCCACGACGCAGCTCGCCGTGCTGCCTCTCTACCATGCGCACGCGCTCGGCTTCGGACTGATGACCGCGCTGACCACCGGAGGCCACCTGGTCTTCACGGAGCGACTGGAGCCGTTCACGTGGTCCCAGGTGATCCGGACGGAAGCGGTGGAAGTCTCGAGCGTCGTGCCCGCCTTGTTGCCGATGTTGCTCGCCGCAGGCGTCACACGCGACAAGGTGCCCTCGCTGCGTCACCTGATGGTGTCCTCCGCGCCGTTGGCGGTCGAAGTGGCGCGCGAATTCGAGAAGCGAGTGGGTGTCCCGCTCATCCAGGGCTGGGGATTGTCCGAGTACACGAACTTTGCCTGCTGCGTTTCGCCGGACGAGACGCCCGACGAGCACGCGCGCCTGATGTTCTCCTGGGACGTGCCGTCGATTGGCCCTGCGCTGGAAGGGACCGAGGTGCGGGTCGTCGACGGCAGCGGCGCGCCGGCGAACGACGGCGAGCGCGGTGAGCTCCTCGTCCGGGGCCACTCGACGATGCTCGGGTACTACCGCGACCCGCAGGCCACCGCGGCCGCGATGGACGGCGACGGATGGCTCCGCACCGGCGACGAGGGATTCTTCCGCGTGCATGGCGGCCGGCGGATCTGGTTCGTCACCGGACGTCTCAAGGAAATCATCATCCGCGATGCCGAGAAGTACAGCCCTCTGCGGCTCGAGCGGCGCTTGGTCGAAGCGGTCCCGGAGCTGTCGGGACGCCTGGTCGTGCTCGGCTTTCCACACCGCGAGCACGGCGAGGAGGTCGGCGCCTACCTCGAGGTGGAAGCGATCGACGCGGCGGTGGGCAAACGGCTCGCGGCGGCAATCGAGGCGATGCCGGTGTCGGAACGGCCGAAGGTGGTGCTGCACGGTTCCCAGCCGATTCCTCGAACCCATACGGGAAAGATCCAGCGCCGGAAGATGCAGCCGTGGTTCGCGGCGTGGGTCGCGCATCGCGGTCCGACCGTGATCGACGAGCTGAAGACCACCCCTCCGATCAGTTCGTGA